GCGAGGCTTTTctcgggtgggggggggcctCCACTTTCTGCGCGGAGTTTGTGTGCTCCATTGCGGCCACTGGAAAGTGCTCCGTCCTGCTGCACGAACAACGAAAGGTTAGTGTCCGATTTGATGTTGCACGCCGTTTAAAATGGCGCGCAGCGAACCCAGTTGGCCACGGCTAGAGATTTCGGCTTCGTTCTGCTGCCGGCTcgggtttttgtggttttacGAGACGACGAGACGTTATTCAACATTGGTCTTGGAACGAAATACAGGAAATGTTCGGTCTGGTGTGGACCAGGGACCAGGCGCAGTGTAATTGGTTCCATTGACACAGGCACGCACAGTAACTAACCGGGTAATGGTGCGTGGCAAATGGACGCGTTTGTGACGCAAACTTGTAAACCTCTAACAGTGAGGCATTTAATGGTGAACGAGAGCGTTAATTTTTACTTACTTTACAGAATGGGTTGGTgactccgattccgatgccgGCGGTCGGCTGGGCCTGTGGCAGATCTGCCAGAAAGACGATCTCAACGATAGCTGTAGCGGGAAACTGGAAGAACTGCTCGAGATGCAATCCATTGCCTTTCAGGTGAGTGGCCCGGTGAGGTAGATTAGCAAGTTAGTAGAGCCCTGCCTCACGTGAGCCTTCGGGGGACCGTTACCTTCGAGAGCGGTTCCACGGAATAACTTACACGCCCGAGGGCGATGCAAATCAGCTTCAGACGAAAACAAGGTTCTTTGTTTTGGATCCGGTGAACGGTTCTTAACCTGGTGCCCCCGCCCGTGATTTGACCGCATTTAGAGAGTGCTCTAGAAACTAATCTTCCCGTTTGCACCGTTGTTTTTTAGGTAGCGACCGTGTTTTGTGGACTGGCCGTAGGCACCGCTGCGCTGGCGATCTGCTGTCTGCTCCTGATGGTGTTCATGAAGTCGACGACCGTTTTTCACATTTGCGGCTGGATGCAGATGCTCTCGGGTAAGTAACTTTCTTCCTCGCGATCTTCGAGAGGCGGATCCGCGCCCGTTCCTTCCGCTACTCGATGGCACACTCAACGCTCTACAATGGTGTGTGAAACCGACAACCCGCCAGCCGTTTGTGGGGAATTTGGCAGATAATTTGTGGGAAACGCTCACAAAACGCTCGGCTACGGCATCGTGGGTCTTTCAGGCGCGTGCGCTTGCGCACACTTCTTTCTCAGGGTGAGGGCCTCCCAAAAGTTCATTAGCGGTTCCTGGCTACAATTAGTCATTCGGTGGAGAGATCGGAGCTTTACTTCGATTCTTCGCCAAAAAGGCGGAAGCAATATCGGGTTCGCGGTTCACAGTCGCATGCGGAAGCCGGGCAAGGTCGGTGTGGTGAGATAAACCGGATAGAGCCGCTCAGCCGCGGGACCGAAGATACGTTGAATtgccaattttccaccatGTCCTGACGGGCGATCTCAGTGTTCGAACGGAATCTTAACTAAGAGGCTGGCGAGGGCATTGAAAAGGCTTCCACTTATTCGGTCGGAAATAGCTACTCAACCGCCCGCATCTGGGCCGCCCATCTTCCCGAAGGCGTGATCGGAATCCGGTTTATGTGTAGTTCGAGTACTGTGACTGCTTCGCCCAGCTTCGCTTCTTGTGGCGGGAGGTGCCCGATCCACTTTGAAGGCCGACGATTAGGCCACTCCGAGTCGATGCAAAGCGTTGAGCCTCAGcctcaacatcatcatcgtcattggCGCTGTGAGTGGACCGGTTTCTTAAATTGGTCTCTGGCGAACGTCGACGAACGACGGTGGCCCCGACCCGGGGGACCGATCGTGCAAAAGAAAGCTCTTCCATTccggaaaagaaagagaaattgCTGTGAGTCGTCTCAGCTCCCGGGTCCCCCTCATGCACTCACACACATAAACAGTGGGtcagttcgatcgatcgatgctgctCGTGGTCTTTCACTCGAGAGAGATCCGCGGAAGTGGGTCATTGTCACTATGGCGCTTCCAACATGTGCGATGGGCCTATCATCGGTGGACACATTGGTTTTGCTGTGGCCTTCTCGAGTTTCGAGCAGTGAAAGGACGACTTTTCTCtcccccgaccgaccgaccgtcgaagcggtggaaaatgaaagcatccaaatcacgacgacgacggtttcCCGGACGGCCCGATGCGATCTGGTCGCGGCCCACCGCGCGTAGATCCAGATGTCGATTTCCGCCCGCTCGGAACTGACCTTTATCGTGGTTAACGACCGGTTTATCGTGCAGCGGTATGGGTCGGGAAACTAGTTTCGCTAGGCTGGCCAAGTTTGTTGACTTTTCCTAAGCTTGCACACCCGTGCCGGCGTGCTCTTAATTCGTCCTGGACAATGTTGCCGGCGCCGGAGCTTACACTTTTGTTTCTTGCACAGTGAAAGTGGATTTGAAAGTAAAATGGGATCTAAACAACGGATGTTTCATGGAGATATATGCCTTTTTAGGACCCTCCATCGGTCAGTCTATCCGGTTTGCGGATCGGCTCGGTGATCGAGTTTAAGCATTGaagtaataaaacattcactTCGCATGcgtatacatttttattggCAGTGTTTGAGTTGAGGATGAGCGGTATGGCTTAAAATACGTTCGCGAAAACGAAAGGATGGGACCAATGTGTAAGAGCTTATGACCCAATACGGTGGTCCGCCAACAAATCATCCATTTCATCTACCGTTGAAAATTGCGCAGCCAGCGATTTGCCATTGGCCACAGCTCGGCCACAAATATGATTGAGGACACTGAGGCAACCGACTGAGGTGCATAAGACGCCGTCTGGTCctcactttcgttcgctcctTTCCATTCGTATGACCCACTCTGCGGTGCGCTTTGGCTGGCGAAATGCCAAACACAATTTTCGGATGGCTTTACGGTCTACCATTACCGGGCGGCATTGCGTGTCCTGTTTCGAacgtaaaaaagaaaaaccatgACGTAACCGGCGCGGTAGAAAAATACGCAAACGCTGCTGCGCAGCTTTAAATCGGTTTTGATTTGATGGATTCGAAGCCGATGAGGAAACGGGTTCCGCCTGGAAGAGCACATTGAACAACATTCCGCGTCGTTTGGGACAATCGGCGCTcgaaatgatttgtttttttttgtgattttcgtGGCGCTGACAAGTTTTCACTGAGACCGCGACGGCGATTGTTTCAAATGAGCGGACACTTTCATTGCTTGGCCATCAAAGAGCTGCATTAATGGCTTCTTCCTGGTGTGTCGAAACTTTCCACTGTGATATCCGGCGAGATCCGAAAGGAGGCGAAGGCAGATTGAATTATGCTGTGGCCACGACCTGAGCGTCGTTAAACACGTCTCCATTTCCGGTGGACCGGTGCTGCGTCGTGAGCACTTATGATGAGCCGCAAATGAAGCGGCCAGTTATGATCCGGGGCGGTGTGTCTTTTTAACGCGAGCGTCGCCCTGTTTGCAATTTGTTATTCACGTCTCTCTGTGCTCTAGCGGAAGTTCGTTTTCGTGACCGttacaaaaactaaaaatggTGTCGGAAACGTTTTTAGAGCTTTTCACCGCCATTTGGCGCATTTCCAGGGACGGTTTAGTCATTCGGCTGATGGATTCGCTCTAATCCGTGGCTCTGATGCGGAGGGCTCAAAAAGGGCCATAGAGGgtaatgtatgcaaatttgttttttcttccctggCCACCTGGCCAGCGGACAACGTTTGAGCGCGGCATCGGGCGTGAGTGCGTAATGTGTTTCACTGTGTTATCTGATGGCTCCGTAAGTTTTCGCATTGTGTTCCTGTGGGCTGTGCGAAACCCATTGGCATTTCCTCGCTCACTTGTTTTCGGTTGTCAGTGCATGATGCTGATACAATTGTATGTGAGCAAGACTTAGCAGTGGGTGAGCATTTTCATTCGGTTAGGGAGAGGTATGCGCAGGGGCCCCCACCGGGGAAGATTGTTGGCGCTACCTCACTCGACTGCGGTTAAGTTTCTGTGCAGTGGCACGATCTTCAATGGCCGCGGTTCGCAAATGTCAAACGACGCCATTCTTTTCATGGCGATGCTGATCGTGCATGGGATTGCAGCCTGGGATGGGTAAAAGTGTTGTGCAATACTGCACACCCCGTCTTCACCCGGTTCTGCCGCCTTTTTCTGGGAGCAAGCGAAGTAGATGCTACTACAATAAAGGGACTTAATGAGATCATTTAAAAGAGTTGAGCAAGTTGAACGTTGGAGATTAACATTCGGTCATTTACTTCACAGCCCTGTGCATGGTGATTGCCtgcgtttcgtttccgttcggaTGGAACTCGGACGAGTTTCGTAAAATTTGCGGCcccgaatcgaatcggttcgaaGTTGGGCTGTGCAGCATGCGTTGGGCTTACCCGCTGGCAATAATTGGTAAGTTACATTTGATTGGGCGCATCTCCTTATCACTGGGCACCTGATTTTAATTCACTAACCCATCCTTTCGCTTTTGCCTCAGCTTGCATCGATGGCTTCATCTTGGCCACACTTTCGTTCATCCTGGCGACACGACACGTACGCTTGCAGCCGGAACCGCAGTATCAAAGCAGTATGTATAAAGGTTGGCGCAAGGATTCGCAAGGGTTTTCTACATGCCGCTCCAATCACTGTTTCTGTTTTAGGGGAAATCAACAATGCGTACGTTACGGATGCTGTTAGTATTGCGGGCTCGAGGAAATCGTTGAACCTTCAACCGGTTCTGCTAGTGGCGCCTCCACACCACATGTAAGTAGATCAAGCTCGCCAGCCTCCTTTGGATCTCTCTTTGAACTCCCCTTTGAATCTCCGTAGGACTCAGTAAGcaagtaattattatttgcaatccgaagtatccaacccatgaactattatttaaacgtttgatagaatacttatcACTAACTTACTTAGcccggctacaaccgccgagcggtctttacctgcttcAAGGAACCTTTCCACAACtcgcggtcgagagccttcgtccaccacatttgAAATACTTATTAGTTTACATAAATCTTTTTCGGTGCCGATAACCCAATGATCCCCGTTGAGAGAGCAGTCGGTAATGTTGTTTTGGTGCTCGTAGTAGATGAAGATGATTTACCGTTGTTCGAAATCAGTATTTAAACTCACACAAACTTGATACACTCTGTAACTGAATTTTTTAGTGTGAAAAGAAGGAtttaccgagaaaataatgaaaaccaCTATTAAGTaaaatcctttcttttttatgaccgctttttcccctttttccctcCGTAGGGATACGCTATCGAGCAGAGCCGCCAGCCGGTACGGACATGCTTTGCGTCCCGACTACCACCAATTTCAACTGTAAGCCAGCTAACGCATATAATTTATTGAGCCGGTTCGCGAAACTTCCGGAAAACCTATGGAAACcggaggaaatggaaaacctatgcaaacaacaaaaccgaaGAGATGGACGCAAAGTGCAACGTGTAGGTTTAGTTTCAACTTGTCCGCTTTCCCCTGACTCTGTTTTGTTAcgtataaatattttaatcgCTAGGGTAGagttgttttttcggtttttagcGAAAATTAGACCTATGTAACGAGATAATCtaccaaaaaaaggatgcaaaCCCTTTTCTTACCCAATCGCAATGGTTTTCATTCAAcggcgagcgagaaagaaacaCAGCCGTTGACTCATTAGGTTGATGGCCGGCGACTATAATTTAGCATCGATTTAGCGGTgctaaataaatgtttcattaACTTCATGGCCGTTATCGGGTGACTTTGATTAGGGTTCATTATTTAGTCCAACCACGGGCTCGGGCGCGACATCTTGGCCAGCCACACAGAGCACATGCAAATGTTAATCATGTGTGAACCGTTGAATATTCATATTTCGTACAGCACGtacatttgaataaatttatttatctcttctcttttttcgcatcaTCGCCGTTTCGATCGGAGTACATCGTTTGATCTGTACTCGTGTCGAACCGTCGATATCGATTGGTACTAACGGCGACCGCCAACATTGTCCACCTCGTGCGCTTTCTGCTGCGCCGCATGACGAGCGACTATTCGACTGCCATAGCTAATCGCAGAGAGGCTATTAAAAGTGATAGGTTGTATTACCTCTGACGCTgttcattcataaatttcgCGCTAACCACAGGGAAATAGATCGTACTGCATAACAACTTTAATGGCCGGGGAGCGCAGTCTTCTGACGACTGCAGTGGGTCCGTCATGGGAGAGCAACGTGCGCGATCTCACGTAAGCATCGCTAGGAATTAATCTTTTTATGCAGCTTCCCTCTTGACCTGCCCGCCCAGGCCGCCCTCGGCGGGAAGCAGTAGGTGATGAAAAGCTTAGTAAACGCGGGATAAGTGGAAATACAGCACCGACAATCGTAATGGCGAGCGTGTAGTCGCCATGCGACGGCTTAATTACCTTTCCGAACCCGACTCCAGGGCAACTCGTGTGTTCTTGAACTTGTGCACTGTCGCACGTTGCCTCGCAATTAGTGTCCtcggcgagagcgagaaaagcaACCGAAAGAGGTTACACTCCAGATACGCAATCACCCTTTGGGGGAGGCGGGACCGCAACCGACCACGTTGAAGCTTTTCACTTCGCGCGCGAATGGGAAGCCACGTGCCCACCTGGGAGCACAATGAGGCGTCCACATGGACGAGCGGATGTTGCGTGTTGCGGTCTGCGACCGCTTCGTTAGGATCTAATTATTTAATTGACGATCGGTGATGATGGGATTTTCATAAAACTACCACCGTGAGGCTAACAAGAAAGGCGGTTTAATTAACGTTCAGCAACGCTGGACAGTAATCGCGGAGGTTCCGTGTGGAAGGATCGTCTTACTCCGCTGTTGCCGGGGAACTCTAGAGCTTC
The nucleotide sequence above comes from Anopheles bellator chromosome 1, idAnoBellAS_SP24_06.2, whole genome shotgun sequence. Encoded proteins:
- the LOC131216167 gene encoding LHFPL tetraspan subfamily member 3 protein isoform X2; this encodes MGTKIEYVDSSHMYATNYIRNSKAIAVLWAIFSICYAIISVVAFVTPEWVGDSDSDAGGRLGLWQICQKDDLNDSCSGKLEELLEMQSIAFQVATVFCGLAVGTAALAICCLLLMVFMKSTTVFHICGWMQMLSALCMVIACVSFPFGWNSDEFRKICGPESNRFEVGLCSMRWAYPLAIIACIDGFILATLSFILATRHVRLQPEPQYQSREINNAYVTDAVSIAGSRKSLNLQPVLLVAPPHHMDTLSSRAASRYGHALRPDYHQFQL
- the LOC131216167 gene encoding LHFPL tetraspan subfamily member 3 protein isoform X1, with amino-acid sequence MGTKIEYVDSSHMYATNYIRNSKAIAVLWAIFSICYAIISVVAFVTPEWVGDSDSDAGGRLGLWQICQKDDLNDSCSGKLEELLEMQSIAFQVATVFCGLAVGTAALAICCLLLMVFMKSTTVFHICGWMQMLSALCMVIACVSFPFGWNSDEFRKICGPESNRFEVGLCSMRWAYPLAIIACIDGFILATLSFILATRHVRLQPEPQYQSSMYKGEINNAYVTDAVSIAGSRKSLNLQPVLLVAPPHHMDTLSSRAASRYGHALRPDYHQFQL